One Clupea harengus chromosome 11, Ch_v2.0.2, whole genome shotgun sequence DNA window includes the following coding sequences:
- the LOC105904731 gene encoding phospholipase A2 inhibitor and Ly6/PLAUR domain-containing protein, whose protein sequence is MVIEVIFVAMCLLVSQAKGLQCITCTNVGGSCSGDSQQCPAGADSCASVTAATVAGGSTAEVNVKSCAPSAQCINGSLNLGSVRIIQSTLCCNTNNCNTGRPPAPVVGTANGRQCFTCESADCSSRNQCAGDEDRCLSATVSVAGQSSTVKGCATQSMCSGGASQSLGSVSAEVTCCEGNLCNSAWSATHSVLFLLWPLGSVLLFH, encoded by the exons CAAAAGGACTGCAGTGCATTACATGCACTAATGTGGGTGGATCTTGCAGTGGAGACTCACAGCAGTGTCCCGCAGGTGCTGACTCGTGTGCCAGCGTCACCGCTGCAACTGTAGCAG gggGTTCAACTGCTGAAGTAAATGTCAAAAGCTGCGCCCCATCTGCACAATGTATCAATGGTTCCCTGAACTTAGGAAGTGTAAGGATCATACAGAGCACCTTGTGCTGTAACACAAACAACTGCAACACCGGAAGGCCTCCAG CTCCAGTAGTTGGCACGGCCAATGGGAGGCAGTGTTTCACCTGTGAGTCGGCGGACTGCTCATCAAGGAATCAATGTGCCGGTGATGAGGATCGCTGTCTCTCtgcaacag TTAGTGTAGCTGGACAGAGCTCTACCGTAAAGGGCTGTGCTACCCAAAGTATGTGCTCTGGAGGGGCTTCACAGTCGCTGGGCTCGGTGTCTGCGGAAGTGACCTGCTGTGAGGGGAATCTGTGCAACAGTGCCTGGAGTGCTACACACAGTGTCCTGTTCCTGCTGTGGCCCCTgggctctgttctgctcttccACTGA